A stretch of the Conger conger chromosome 3, fConCon1.1, whole genome shotgun sequence genome encodes the following:
- the slc25a48 gene encoding solute carrier family 25 member 48 isoform X2 produces the protein MNCFHLDDFIAGWISGASSVVVGHPLDTVKTRLQAGKGYKNTFHCIVTIFRKESVSGFFKGLSFPLASVALYNSVVFGCFSNTQRLISKFRYGDGRHPSSILDLTLASMVTGFVSVGMGAPVDLVKIRLQMQSHLVLAESLNLAGNVPLRSVGIQSQTVYRGPIHCIGSILESEGVTGLYRGAGAMLLRDIPGYTLYFIPYTLFCDWLNPDGNASPHPCSIWLAGGLAGSISWVTATPVDVVKSRLQADGLHPRKYRGIMHCIMKSYKTEGLHVFFRGVTVNAIRGFPMSATMFLTYELSLKFFRSL, from the exons ATGAATTGCTTCCATCTAGACGATTTTATTGCAGGATGGATAAGCG GAGCCTCCAGTGTTGTTGTGGGACATCCACTTGACACAGTTAAG ACTCGTTTACAGGCAGGGAAAGGATACAAGAACACCTTTCACTGTATCGTTACCATCTTCAGGAAAGAAAGC GTTTCTGGGTTTTTCAAAGGCCTCTCCTTCCCGTTGGCCAGCGTTGCTCTCTACAATTCGGTGGTGTTTGGCTGCTTCAGCAACACGCAGAGGCTCATTAGCAAGTTTCGCTATGGTGACGGGCGACACCCCTCCAGCATATTGGACCTGACACTGGCAAGCATGGTGACAGGCTTTGTTTCAGTGGGCATGGGAGCTCCAGTGGACTTGGTGAAAATCCGGCTCCAGATGCAGTCTCACCTTGTTCTCGCAG AGAGCCTGAACCTTGCTGGGAATGTGCCACTTCGTTCAGTGGGGATCCAGAGTCAGACTGTCTACAGGGGCCCCATTCACTGTATTGGCAGCATCCTAGAGAGCGAAGGAGTCACAGGACTTTACAGAGGGGCAGGGGCCATGTTGCTGCGTGATATCCCAGGATACACCCTCTACTTCATCCCCTACACCCTgttctgtgattggttgaatcCTGATGGCAATGCCTCGCCTCATCCCTGCTCCATATGGTTAGCGGGCGGATTGGCAG GGTCCATCTCCTGGGTCACTGCAACCCCAGTTGATGTGGTGAAGAGTAGATTGCAGGCCGATGGTCTACACCCCAGGAAGTACAGAGGGATCATGCATTGCATAATGAAAAGCTATAAAACAGAGGGTCTGCAT GTATTCTTCCGTGGGGTAACAGTGAATGCGATCCGGGGATTCCCCATGAGTGCCACCATGTTTTTGACCTATGAACTCTCTTTGAAGTTCTTTCGGAGCCTCTAG